From one Natrinema saccharevitans genomic stretch:
- a CDS encoding zinc-binding dehydrogenase, producing the protein MIGRGVELVENGTLEPVVHERYSLAEADRAFADMADRNAVGKLVVEP; encoded by the coding sequence GTGATCGGTCGCGGCGTCGAACTCGTCGAAAACGGAACCCTCGAGCCGGTCGTCCACGAGCGATACTCGCTCGCGGAAGCCGATCGGGCGTTCGCCGACATGGCGGATCGCAACGCAGTCGGGAAGCTCGTCGTGGAGCCCTGA